In the Carassius gibelio isolate Cgi1373 ecotype wild population from Czech Republic chromosome B24, carGib1.2-hapl.c, whole genome shotgun sequence genome, one interval contains:
- the LOC128013115 gene encoding uncharacterized protein LOC128013115, with amino-acid sequence MRKNQRHMMKCKLTRALSSCQTNWRGQRISLTTCLKTILCLMNLIMQTQTQPIESNLTSLQLTLQPLNKSDNVINPTEPTIIKIRRDIDYDVQGDEDVSQIDALWDTAQNNEWYKWAAFTAKETGKENCLLCSKSPLNKVIAIPNPYDYRKCAQFGRNFCHLTDFTRPYCIAECLGFLGNPKLTDYFFRPLWGSWCQYSDIGQNIKIKKQKVEIPKWYSIDYKQEYECFHKPKGTQDVGKFKGRCAIIWYIDKKNSWKSGVPSRAPDLLAFGTTKGSKIAPEKCENQTIALPPIEIYEDQSLIIADFFWICGGEILLPSLPVGWKGICVRVRLLQEVSMA; translated from the coding sequence atgaggaagaatcagagacacatgatgaagtgcaaactgacgagagctctttcctcctgtcagacaaactggaGAGGACAGAGAATAAGTCTGACAACATGTCTGAAGACCATTCTATGCCTAATGAATCTCATAATGCAGACTCAAACTCAACCAATAGAAAGCAACCTGACTTCCCTTCAATTGACTTTACAACCTTTGAACAAAAGTGATAATGTGATCAACCCAACAGAACCAACGATAATCAAAATTCGTAGAGACATTGATTATGATGTTCAAGGTGATGAAGACGTTAGTCAaattgatgcattatgggatacagcccaaaataatgaatggtataaatgggcagcctttacagctaaagaaacaggaaaagaaaattgcttgctgtgctccaaatctccgttaaacaaagtaatagccataccaaatccatatgactaccgaaaatgtgcccaatttggaagaaacttttgtcatttaacagattttaccaggccatattgtattgctgaatgccttggatttttaggaaatcctaaattaacagattatttctttagaccactctggggatcctggtgtcagtattcagatatcggtcaaaatataaaaattaaaaaacaaaaagtagagattccaaaatggtatagcatagattataaacaagaatatgagtgtttccataaaccaaaaggaacccaagatgtgggtaaatttaaaggaagatgtgctattatttggtatatagataagaaaaattcttggaaatcaggagttccttctagagctccagatcttttagcattcggaacaactaaaggaagtaagatagcacctgaaaaatgtgaaaatcaaactatagccttacctccaatagaaatttatgaagatcaatcattaataatagcagatttcttttggatctgtggaggtgaaatattattgccgtctttaccagttggatggaaaggtatatgtgtaagagtaagGTTACTTCAAGAAGTTAGCATGGCATAA